From the Anaeromyxobacter sp. genome, one window contains:
- a CDS encoding aminotransferase class I/II-fold pyridoxal phosphate-dependent enzyme: MTPIDLRSDTVTQPTDAMRAAMARAEVGDDVFGEDPTVNRLQETVAALLGKEAALFVPSGTMANQLSLGALTRPGDEVICDSAAHCISFEGGALAALWGVQPRALTAPRGLLDPAAVEAAIRPVADHYPRTRVIEVENTHNRGGGAVYPLAQLQALGALARAHGLHLYMDGARLWNACAASGLSPAAYAEPATLVSTCLSKGLGAPVGSVISGPKDLVAEARRLRKRLGGGMRQAGVLAAAGLHALEHHRARLPEDHENARALGEGIANLPGARLLHPVDTNLVFAIFEGQSAADLSRRFAAAGVLCLPEGSRPDLVRFITHLHVGRAEVTESLRRLGRALAG; this comes from the coding sequence ATGACCCCCATCGACCTCCGCTCCGACACCGTCACCCAGCCCACCGACGCCATGCGCGCCGCCATGGCCCGCGCCGAGGTGGGCGACGACGTCTTCGGCGAGGACCCCACGGTCAACCGGCTGCAGGAGACCGTCGCCGCGCTGCTCGGCAAGGAGGCGGCCCTCTTCGTCCCCTCGGGCACCATGGCCAACCAGCTCTCGCTGGGCGCGCTCACCCGTCCTGGCGACGAGGTCATCTGCGACTCGGCGGCCCACTGCATCTCCTTCGAGGGCGGCGCGCTGGCGGCGCTCTGGGGGGTGCAGCCCCGCGCCCTCACCGCCCCGCGCGGCCTGCTCGACCCGGCCGCCGTGGAGGCGGCCATCCGGCCGGTGGCGGATCACTACCCGCGCACCCGCGTCATCGAGGTGGAGAACACCCACAACCGCGGCGGCGGCGCCGTCTACCCGCTGGCGCAGCTGCAGGCGCTGGGCGCGCTGGCCCGGGCCCACGGGCTGCACCTCTACATGGACGGCGCGCGGCTCTGGAACGCCTGCGCCGCCTCGGGCCTCTCCCCGGCGGCATACGCCGAGCCGGCCACGCTGGTCTCCACCTGCCTCTCCAAGGGGCTGGGCGCCCCGGTGGGCTCGGTCATCTCGGGGCCGAAGGACCTGGTGGCGGAGGCGCGCCGGCTCCGCAAGCGGCTGGGCGGCGGCATGCGCCAGGCGGGCGTGCTGGCGGCCGCCGGGCTGCACGCGCTCGAGCACCACCGCGCCCGGCTGCCCGAGGACCACGAGAACGCCCGCGCGCTCGGCGAGGGCATCGCCAACCTGCCCGGCGCGCGGCTGCTCCACCCGGTGGACACCAACCTGGTGTTCGCCATCTTCGAGGGGCAGAGCGCCGCCGACCTCTCGCGCCGCTTCGCCGCCGCCGGCGTGCTCTGCCTGCCGGAGGGCTCGCGGCCGGACCTGGTGCGCTTCATCACACACCTACATGTCGGACGCGCCGAGGTGACGGAATCGTTGCGCCGACTGGGTCGCGCGCTGGCCGGCTGA
- a CDS encoding endonuclease III: protein MPDARIELHFGDELQLLVSVILSAQSTDAGVNRATPGLFRAFPDAAAYAAAAPEALWPHIRTLGLFRNKAKAIVAAAQALERHHGGKVPRTRAGLEALPGVGAKTAGVVLVHLGCEPAFPVDTHVGRLARRMGFTRQEDPDRVEQDLRALVPVERWAHGHQLLVWHGRRCCAARAPACQRCPVEGLCPRRGVGKG, encoded by the coding sequence ATGCCGGACGCCCGCATCGAGCTCCACTTCGGCGACGAGCTGCAGCTGCTGGTGTCGGTGATCCTCTCGGCCCAGTCCACCGACGCCGGCGTGAACCGGGCCACGCCAGGGCTGTTCCGCGCCTTCCCCGACGCCGCCGCCTACGCCGCCGCCGCGCCCGAAGCGCTCTGGCCCCACATCCGCACGCTGGGGCTGTTCCGCAACAAGGCCAAGGCCATCGTGGCGGCCGCGCAGGCGCTGGAGCGCCACCACGGCGGGAAGGTGCCGCGGACCCGCGCTGGGCTGGAGGCGCTGCCCGGGGTGGGCGCCAAGACCGCCGGGGTGGTGCTGGTGCACCTGGGCTGCGAGCCCGCCTTCCCGGTGGACACGCACGTGGGGCGGCTGGCGCGCCGGATGGGGTTCACGCGGCAGGAGGACCCCGACCGCGTGGAGCAGGACCTGCGGGCGCTGGTGCCGGTGGAGCGCTGGGCCCACGGGCACCAGCTGCTGGTGTGGCACGGGCGCCGCTGCTGCGCGGCGCGCGCGCCGGCCTGCCAGCGCTGCCCGGTGGAGGGGCTCTGCCCGAGGCGTGGGGTGGGGAAGGGGTGA
- a CDS encoding helix-turn-helix domain-containing protein, protein MSERLRFVLAQRKNRSTFSSLCAAFGVAPKTGYKWLHQFEASGAAGLVDRPAGPSRIAGPSPRPCAIAWSSCVASTRPGARSSSRGSRRTRSASMCRPQHGRRTAEAARARDGAQANTPQSLGATSHADKPKQSGRWTQGWFRLGDGVRCDR, encoded by the coding sequence ATGAGCGAGCGACTCCGATTCGTGTTGGCGCAGCGGAAGAACAGGTCGACCTTCAGCAGCCTCTGTGCGGCGTTCGGCGTGGCGCCAAAGACCGGGTACAAGTGGCTGCATCAGTTCGAGGCCTCGGGGGCCGCCGGACTCGTGGACCGTCCCGCCGGCCCAAGTCGAATAGCCGGGCCATCCCCGAGGCCGTGCGCGATCGCCTGGTCGAGCTGCGTCGCGTCCACCCGACCTGGGGCCCGAAGCTCGTCGCGTGGCTCGAGGCGAACACGCTCGGCCTCGATGTGCCGGCCCCAGCACGGTCGGCGAACTGCTGAAGCAGCGCGGGCTCGTGATGGAGCGCAAGCGAATACGCCACAGAGCCTAGGAGCCACTTCGCACGCTGACAAGCCCAAGCAGTCTGGGCGATGGACTCAGGGCTGGTTCCGCCTGGGCGATGGCGTTCGATGCGACCGCTGA
- a CDS encoding transposase, with protein MKILKAGWRWSVSGKPQQNGRHERFHLTLKQETVQPPAEDMQAQQDRFDLFQREYNDERPHEALRQRPPSKIYTRSKRACPSRLAVRSTGWYSTVTLKIGGNAPPRDDLLHQHCRGRTGRHRRGRRRLLRLYFFSRLLGRIHTAHPELGFIAA; from the coding sequence GTGAAGATCTTGAAGGCCGGCTGGCGCTGGAGCGTATCCGGCAAGCCCCAGCAGAACGGCCGTCACGAGCGCTTCCACCTGACGCTCAAGCAGGAGACCGTTCAGCCTCCGGCCGAGGACATGCAGGCGCAGCAAGACCGCTTCGACCTCTTCCAGCGCGAATACAACGACGAGCGCCCGCACGAAGCGTTGCGGCAGCGACCGCCCAGCAAGATCTACACCCGTTCAAAGCGAGCCTGCCCGAGTCGCCTCGCCGTGCGGAGTACCGGCTGGTACTCCACCGTCACGCTCAAGATAGGAGGCAACGCACCTCCTCGGGACGACCTACTTCATCAGCACTGCCGAGGACGAACGGGTCGGCATCGTCGAGGTCGAAGACGGCTGCTTCGGCTCTACTTCTTCAGTCGGCTCCTTGGCCGGATCCACACCGCACACCCTGAACTGGGCTTCATCGCCGCCTGA
- a CDS encoding RtcB family protein, whose translation MTRVIPPRPDQTGIPILVWGRTEPDGAVAQLERIAGQPYVVGHVAAMPDLHVAQGVAVGTVFATDGVVVPSALGGDLGCGVAAVRFDLPARALSGRDLRSILAGWASRIPVGDAVQRGKGASMPDALLAASLSTSSLEHVRERLAGRHLGTLGGGNHFVELDRDPGGAVWLLVHSGSRGLGAAVGAHHVKAAAAAGIGSVPGLPVSSEPGRACLSDIRWALAFAAANRDALLAAAAQVIEEVTGVAPEAKSRIDVHHNFVQEEEHLGRRVWVHRKGAISAPAGAPVLIPGSMGTASYIAEGLGEATSFRSASHGAGRVMTRREARDRISVERLTGAMRRVVHDERRARSLVEEAPSAYRDIAEVLEDEADLVVARLRLEPVVVLKG comes from the coding sequence ATGACCCGGGTGATTCCACCCCGTCCGGACCAGACCGGGATCCCGATCCTGGTCTGGGGCCGGACCGAGCCCGACGGCGCGGTCGCCCAGCTCGAGCGCATCGCTGGCCAGCCCTACGTGGTCGGCCACGTGGCGGCCATGCCCGACCTCCACGTCGCGCAGGGTGTGGCCGTGGGCACGGTCTTCGCGACCGACGGCGTCGTGGTGCCCTCGGCGCTGGGCGGCGACCTCGGCTGCGGGGTCGCGGCCGTCCGGTTCGACCTGCCGGCCCGCGCCCTCTCGGGGCGGGACCTGCGGAGCATCCTCGCTGGCTGGGCGAGCCGAATCCCAGTTGGAGATGCGGTCCAGCGCGGCAAGGGGGCGTCCATGCCGGATGCGCTCCTCGCCGCGTCCCTCTCGACGAGCTCCCTGGAGCACGTCCGGGAGCGGCTGGCCGGCCGGCACCTCGGGACGCTGGGGGGTGGTAACCACTTCGTGGAGCTCGACCGCGACCCGGGCGGTGCGGTGTGGCTCCTCGTGCACTCAGGCTCTCGCGGCCTGGGCGCCGCCGTGGGCGCACACCACGTCAAGGCAGCCGCCGCCGCTGGGATTGGCAGCGTGCCGGGGCTCCCGGTGAGCTCGGAGCCGGGCAGGGCGTGCCTCTCCGACATCCGGTGGGCGCTCGCCTTCGCCGCCGCGAACCGGGACGCGCTGCTGGCCGCGGCGGCGCAGGTCATCGAGGAGGTCACGGGCGTGGCGCCCGAGGCGAAGAGCCGCATCGACGTCCACCACAACTTCGTCCAGGAGGAGGAGCACCTCGGCAGGAGGGTCTGGGTCCACCGCAAGGGAGCCATCTCCGCGCCGGCTGGCGCGCCAGTGCTCATCCCGGGGTCGATGGGCACCGCCTCCTACATTGCCGAGGGGCTCGGAGAAGCGACGTCGTTCCGGTCGGCGTCGCACGGCGCTGGCAGGGTGATGACGCGGAGGGAGGCGCGAGACCGGATCTCAGTCGAGCGGCTCACAGGGGCGATGCGCCGGGTCGTCCATGACGAGCGGAGGGCCCGCTCGCTCGTGGAGGAGGCACCGTCCGCGTACCGCGACATCGCCGAGGTCCTCGAGGACGAGGCCGACCTCGTCGTGGCGCGGCTGCGGCTGGAGCCGGTCGTGGTGCTCAAGGGATAG
- a CDS encoding ribosome-binding factor A: MGHRQERLERILHDEVQTLLRDEAADPAIDGVRLVSVQLSSDGGLARIAYVVVTDRTELHLVERSSKEALVRATGFLRARLAALLNLKRLPRLSFTFVAVQEPGAAGPPLGGDP; the protein is encoded by the coding sequence ATGGGGCACCGGCAAGAGCGACTCGAACGAATCCTTCACGACGAGGTCCAGACCCTTCTCCGCGACGAGGCGGCCGACCCGGCCATCGACGGCGTCCGCCTTGTCTCCGTGCAGCTCTCGTCCGACGGCGGCCTCGCCCGCATCGCCTACGTGGTGGTGACCGACCGCACCGAACTGCACCTGGTCGAGCGGTCGTCCAAGGAGGCCCTGGTGCGAGCCACGGGCTTCTTGCGCGCCCGCCTGGCCGCGCTGCTGAACCTGAAGAGACTGCCGCGGCTGTCCTTCACCTTCGTGGCGGTCCAGGAACCCGGCGCGGCCGGTCCGCCGCTCGGGGGTGATCCATGA